A stretch of Hyalangium gracile DNA encodes these proteins:
- a CDS encoding SET domain-containing protein, whose amino-acid sequence MTDSTSKKRTSSSSSAERPLPFELRESPIQGRGAFATRRIRKGARIIEYTGEHITQDEADERYDDEAMGRHHTFLFTLDEDTVIDAAVDGNEARFINHSCDPNCQALIEDEKIFIYALKDISPGEELCYDYAYERAEGMDEESEKLYMCRCGAKSCRGTILAPPKPPARARKKTASKAKQAKKTKKAPSTKQGARSQRKTGGGTASRSRKRA is encoded by the coding sequence ATGACTGACTCCACCTCGAAGAAGCGAACCTCCTCCTCCTCCAGCGCCGAGCGCCCGCTCCCGTTCGAGCTGCGCGAGTCCCCCATCCAGGGGCGCGGCGCCTTCGCCACGCGCCGCATCCGCAAGGGCGCGCGCATCATCGAGTACACCGGTGAGCACATCACCCAGGACGAGGCGGACGAGCGCTACGACGACGAGGCGATGGGCCGCCACCACACCTTCCTCTTCACCCTGGACGAGGACACGGTGATCGACGCCGCCGTCGACGGCAACGAGGCGCGCTTCATCAACCACAGCTGCGACCCGAACTGCCAGGCGCTCATCGAGGACGAGAAGATCTTCATCTACGCCCTGAAGGACATCTCGCCCGGCGAGGAGCTCTGCTACGACTACGCCTACGAGCGCGCCGAGGGCATGGACGAGGAGTCCGAGAAGCTCTACATGTGCCGCTGTGGCGCGAAGAGCTGCCGGGGCACCATCCTCGCGCCGCCCAAGCCGCCGGCTCGCGCGCGCAAGAAGACGGCCAGCAAGGCCAAGCAGGCGAAGAAGACGAAGAAGGCGCCCTCCACGAAGCAGGGCGCCCGGAGCCAGCGCAAGACGGGCGGGGGCACCGCCTCCCGGAGCCGCAAGCGGGCGTAG
- a CDS encoding DUF423 domain-containing protein: MRLWIVLGAVSAFVSVAAGAFGAHGLKARLPADLLTIFETGARYHMYHSLGLIAIGLVAQTRPSPLLSAAGWAMLAGILLFSGSLYALALTGVRALGAITPLGGLGFLAGWALLAAAVWRSGS; the protein is encoded by the coding sequence ATGCGGCTATGGATTGTGCTGGGCGCGGTGAGCGCGTTCGTCTCGGTGGCGGCGGGGGCGTTCGGTGCCCATGGCCTGAAGGCCAGGCTCCCCGCGGACCTGCTGACCATCTTCGAGACGGGCGCGCGCTACCACATGTACCATTCGCTCGGGCTCATCGCGATCGGGCTCGTGGCCCAGACGCGGCCCTCGCCGCTGCTCTCCGCGGCGGGCTGGGCGATGCTGGCGGGCATCCTGCTCTTCTCCGGCAGCCTGTACGCGCTGGCGCTCACGGGCGTCCGAGCGCTGGGCGCCATCACCCCGCTGGGAGGACTGGGCTTCCTGGCGGGCTGGGCGCTGCTGGCCGCCGCCGTGTGGCGCTCCGGGAGCTGA